A genomic window from Triticum urartu cultivar G1812 chromosome 7, Tu2.1, whole genome shotgun sequence includes:
- the LOC125520871 gene encoding transcription factor MYBS1-like, which produces MATQRAATAAWTNEEDKAFENAVASGAPPPLDGVPEEDWFAALAASVPARSTEEVRRHYEALVEDVGAIDAGRVPLPRYAGEDSTPAAAAAPSKDRREDRKSFDSDSGKGCSKAEQERRKGIPWTEEEHRLFLLGLDKFGKGDWRSISRNFVISRTPTQVASHAQKYFIRLNSMNRDRRRSSIHDITSINNAAQAVPPITGQAPAALGGPPGGMMKHPGMVGMYGGAPMGHPVAGHMVPAAVGTPVMFPPGPGHPPYAMPVGYPAPHQ; this is translated from the exons ATGGCCACTCAGAGAGCAGCCACGGCGGCGTGGACCAACGAGGAGGACAAGGCGTTCGAGAACGCGGTGGCATCCGGTGCACCGCCGCCGCTGGACGGCGTGCCGGAGGAGGACTGGTTCGCGGCGCTCGCGGCGAGCGTGCCGGCGCGGTCGACGGAGGAGGTGCGGCGCCACTACGAGGCCCTGGTGGAGGACGTCGGCGCGATCGACGCCGGCCGCGTCCCCCTCCCGCGCTACGCCGGGGAGGACTCCACCCCTGCCGCCGCAGCGGCGCCTAGCAAGGACCGGCGCGAGGATCGGAAGAGCTTCGACTCCGACTCCGGCAAGGGCTGCTCCAAGGCCGAGCAGGAGCGGCGCAAGGGCATCCCGTGGACGGAGGAGGAGCACAG GCTGTTCTTGCTGGGGCTGGACAAGTTCGGCAAGGGCGACTGGCGGAGCATCTCGCGCAACTTCGTCATCTCCCGGACGCCCACGCAGGTGGCCAGCCACGCGCAGAAGTACTTCATCCGCCTCAACTCCATGAACCGGGACCGCCGCCGCTCCAGCATCCACGACATCACCAGCATCAACAACGCCGCCCAGGCCGTGCCGCCCATCACCGGCCAGGCCCCCGCCGCGCTAGGGGGGCCGCCCGGGGGCATGATGAAGCATCCCGGGATGGTCGGCATGTACGGAGGGGCGCCCATGGGCCACCCGGTCGCGGGCCACATGGTCCCCGCCGCCGTCGGCACGCCGGTCATGTTCCCGCCGGGGCCGGGCCACCCGCCCTACGCCATGCCCGTCGGCTACCCGGCGCCGCATCAGTGA